The DNA sequence CTTTAACCATGTCGTAAAATTCAAAATTATTGTGTCCATTAGATTGTATGACCAATTTGTATTTTCCATTGTGCAGCGCCGTTTTTTTATTTTTTTGAAAATAATTCCTCGTATCAACACGGAAAAATCTTTTTGGGGACTTTACATTTTTCAAAGGCAATGGTTTTGAAAAATAAGGACACCCAAATGATGCATTAATCTCTAGATGATTTAATAAAGTGGGCGCAATGTCTAAAGTTGATACTGGAGTTGTAACTTTTAATCCTTTTTCGCACCCCGGATAAATTAGTATTAACGGCACTTTAATATTATCATTTGTTATAAATAAATCATGACCTTCTAAAGTTTTTTGTAGCCTTGTCCGGTTATTTTGCTTATCTTTTGAAGGCCAACCATGATCCGCCCATACAATTACAATTGAATTGTCCATATAACCCCTATTTTTTAAAAAATCAAACATCTTTTTTGCATCCGCTAAAGAATCATCACCTTTAATTGGAGTAAAAGAATATTGAAGATAAAGTAAAAAAGGATTACTTAATTTATTTTTAGCTAAAAGAGATTTAGTTAATCTATTGATTTCTTTGCTATTCCACATGTACTTATAATCTTTAACATTTTTAGGAAAATATTTTTTTTTAATTGGAAACATCATCTTTTTCAAATTTTTCCTGACCGGCAGATAGAACAAACTTGAATAAATCTTATATTTGCTAGACTTTAATAACTGAAAAAAGGGTTTAAATTTGGAATAATCAATTTGTAAATCTTCAAAAGATCTGGCAAAATACGAGGAAGGATAACCCACCATTACACTACTGATTGATAATACCGTGCTGGGAAAAGCGGTATAAGCATTAGTATATTCTATACCTTCCTTAGCCCATTCATCCAAATAATCCGGCCTATCTTTATAGTCCCCATATTCTTTTGTAGGTCTAATTCCATCCAGATGGAACCATATAATATTTTTATATTTCTTTTTCATTATAAATCCTTAATATGCTTTCGACATAAGCTCCGATATTCAATTCTCTTCTAACTTTTAATGGTTTACGCCTCTTAAAAATTTCTTTAGTCAATTCATTTTCGTCAAAAAAATTGCACACATTTTCTTTACCGGCAGTTTCAATAATACCCCCTTTATTATTTGCTATTAAGGGTTTCTTCATTGCCATTGCTTCTAATTGAACTCTACCCTGAGCTTCCAACCAAATAGACGGAAATGCAACTATATCGCATTCTGCATATTTTTTCATAACTTCTTCCTGAGATAGTTTACCGAAAAAGATAACTGAATCCCGAATATTTAATTTTTCACTCAATTTTTTTAAGTAGTTTTCATAACTACCTGTACCCACAATCCAAAGCTTTGCATTTTTTTTCTTTTGTAAAATTTTAGGCATTATCTTAATTAATAACTGAAATCCTTTATAGGGTTCTAATCTGCCAGGTCCTGCAAGAATAATAAAGCCTTTATTTTTGAGTTTAGGTTTTGGCTTCCAGTCAGGCATTGGATTATGTACAACTTCAATGTTAGTTCTTATTCTTGAATTATAAAGAACTTCTTTAACAAAATTTGTTAATGCAATTATTTTATCCGTAGAATTTAAAGCATTCCTTAAAACTTTTGCTCTCCCTTTAATAAACGGATAAATTAAATATGCTAAACTTGGATAACCAAATTGGTAATTTGCTTCTCTTTTCAAACAATTTAAATAACGTGTATTCAAACAGTTATGATAAAGCTTTCCCTGATTTTGGCATATAGGCAAATTACAAACAAATCTTAAATCTCTAACTGTGGCAATAACTTTCAATTTTAATTTTTTTGCAGCAAGAACCGTTGCGGGAAGTATCATTAAATCCTGGACATGCACAATATCAAACCCTTTTCCGCACAGTTGATTGTAAATATATCTGCTGATATAAACATCTAATAGATTAGTGTTTAATAAAAACGCTCTTAAATATGTAGGTATGCTCTGTAAAAGGGAGTTTAGAGTTATTACTTTAACTTGATTTTTAGTCTTGTTTAAACCTTCAACAAGCAAATTAGTACTTACTTCTGCACCGCCGATATTCTCTCCGAAGTATGTTGAAACAATAGCAATTTTCATTATGCAGAGAATCTCCATTATCTTTATAAATATAGCGTCAATCCATGCAATAAGATGAAAATTCTAGAAACACCGGCATATTTTCTGCCGCACATTGGGGGTATTGAATCAGTCGTATATAGTTTAAGTAAGGAGTGGATTAAACTTAAGCATAAAGTTAAAATTATTACATCATCAATAGGTTCAGATAAAACCAAAGAAATTATGGAAGATATAAAAGTAGGAAGAATCAAATCATTTACATTTATTCAGGACGCAATTGCACCTCTTTTACCATTTTCATTGCATTCCGCAGATATTGCCCATATTCATCATCCGCATCCTTATTGGATGTTTGTATGCGCATCATACTTCAGAATTAAAAAAGTCCCTTATGTTGTGCACATGCACGGCAAAGAGATTGTTTACACCGGTTGGAAAAAATGGATTGCTATATTTTATAATTACTTTTTTCTTGATTTTATTCTTAGAAGATCTGAAAAAATTATTAGCCATACAATCAAAGTAATACCGCAATCTCAATATCTTCGGAAATATAAAAATAAAATTGTCTGCATACCTCATGGAACTGATTTAATGCATTTTAAAAAAATTAAAAGAAGCAATTTCATATTTAGTGTAGGAATTCGTGATTATAAAAGGCTCGATATTTTAATTAGATCTATGCCGTTAATTCTTAAAAAGGTAAAAACTCGGCTTGTAATAGCGGGGAAAGGGAAAGAAAAGGATAAACTTGAAAAGCTTATTGAAAAATTAGGTTTACAGGAAGAAGTAATATTTTTAGGTTATATAACTGAAGGACAGAAATATGGATTATATCAAAAAGCGGGAGTGTTTATTCTTCCTTCACCCACAATAATGGAAAGTTTTGGCACTGTTGCATTTGAAGCATTATCAATGAAATGTCCAACAATTGTAACTTCTGGCGCAGGAATTTCAGAGATATTTGAAAAAGAAAAAATCGGAATTATTGTGCAGCCATACAAAATTACTGAACTTGCAGAACAAATTGTTAAATTACTTAAAAATAAAAAACTCGCAAATGAAATCGGAGAAAAAGGTTACAAGGTTATAGAAAAAAAATATCAATGGAAACATATTGCTAAAAAATATATTGAAATTTTTGAAGAGGTAATTAAAAATGCACGCGCCAATTAGGAGATATCATCAAAATATTTTGAAAGTTTTAAGAAACAAACTGTTGCATTTGATTGCAAGAAATACAATAAGTAATAGATTAAGGATATTTTTATTTAGATTATCGGGAGCAAAAATCGCAAAGAGTTCATTTATAGGGATAGAAACATTTCTTGATGATCAATTTCCGCAATATATTAAAATTGGGAAAGGATGTGTGCTCTCATTCAGAGTAAACTTAGTTGTGCATGATATGTCAGGTTACTTGAAACCGATAACATTTAAAAGAAACAGTTATGCCGGTTGCGCATCTACAATTTTACCGGGCGTAATTGTCGGAGAAAACTCGTTTATTGCGGCAGGTTCAGTAGTAACAAAAGATGTGCCACCGAATACAATAGTTGCAGGCGTGCCTGCTAGAGTGATTAAACAAACTGAACCGAGGCATAATGTTAAAGTATTTAAATAAGACTAAAATGTTAATCCCTCATCAAAAATTGAATATACGGACAAAAGATATTCTCAAGGGCAGTGTTAACTATCTTAACAATTCAAAACTCAATCTATCATCTTTAAAAAAGTATGTGCATCATAAACATTTACATTGGGCGGGCTCAGCAAGATTTGCAATAACCCAAACACTACAAAGTATATCGCCCAAGGGAGGGTTAAGAGTTGGGTTACCTGCATTTACGTGCAAGGTTATAGCTGATTCAATTAAAAATGCCAACTGTAGTCCTGCATTTTATGATTCAAGTATAATCTCCGGTTACAAGCATATCAAAGAAATAATCTCTGATATTGATGCGCTTTTATTGCCCCATAATATGGGCTTTGTTTCAGAGCTTGATAAAATACAAAAATTATGCCGAAAGAATAATGTTGAATTTATTGAAGATTGCGCGCAGGCATTAGGAGCAACATATAACAATCAGTTAGCTGGAAGTTTTGCTGATAGGTCTGTGTATAGCTTTAACATGAGCAAAGGTTTTTTTTTAGGGGGACTTATCGCCAGTAATTACAAACTAATAAATATAAGTTCTCATGGCAGGTTGAACGGGAAATGCTATCCTATTAAAGAAATAGCGAAAGCAACAGCGCAAGGAATAATTAGTGGACCTTTTTTTAATAAAAATATTTTTTCAGTGACAAATAAATTTCTTAAAACGGAATTACATAAAAAACATTTGGCTTTACCCTATAAAATGCCAAAATATGCGCAATATATAATTGCAGAACAATTAAAGAGCTATCATGAAATCTTAAAATTACGTAAGCGGAATGCCGAAATTTGTATGAGCGAGCTTGAAGGAATTGCTGACTTTGTTAAACCTTTAAAAAATTCTTCCCCCTCATGGTTATACTTTGTACTGCTTGATAAAAATAGAGCCAAATTAAGAAAAGCATTGTTAAAAGAAAATGTAGATATAGTACCTTCATACACGTTTTATGATTTAACAAGAAAGTCTGAAATTGCAACAATGACTTCTGAGAGACAAGCTATATTTTCTTTGCATAGGCCGACTTCAGAAATAGAATATATTGTGAAAAAAATTAAAAAGGTGAAGAGATGGATTTAATCGAACTTCAAACAGATGATCCGCATTGGGCCGAATTTTTAGAAGGACATGAACACCAAGTCTTTCATAGACCTGAATATAAACAATTTATCGAAGAGACATTTCAGAATACAAAAGCGCATTATTTTGCAATCGCTGATAAAAAGATTAAAATAATTTTCCCTCTATTCTATGTAGATCAGCCATGGTTAAGAAAAATATTCTTCTCACCTTTTTTTGACATCTTCAAACCAAAACTAACATCTGCAGCATTTCATGACTTCGGTGGACCGATTGGAGAATTAAAACCTGAATACATGATTAAATTATTTAACCATATTAAAGAAACATATTCTATTGATAATGTAGAAATAAAAGATAATAATCCTCTTTTCAATAAATTAGTTAAAAGAAAAGATTACCGCAAATTTGTAATCTCACTAGAGAATAAAGAACAAGTTTGGAGAAATATTCAAAAGTCTAAAAGAAAAGCTGTTAAAAAAGCACAAAGGGAAGGAATCACTACACGAGAAGTTCAAAAAAAAGAAATAAACAAACTTTACAAAACATACTTGGAAAATATGCGGGCATTTGGCGAACTCCCATATCCAAAAAGATACTTCATTAATTTTTATGAAAACTTTATTGAGAAAGGACTAGGTAAATGTTTTGGTGCATATTACGGAAACAAACTAGTCTCAGTTTTATTAGGATATACAGTTAAGGACAATGTACACATAGTTATAGCAGTCTCTGAAAAAAAGTACCTCGAGCTTAGGCCAAACGATGCAGTGCACTGGCAATTCATTGAATGGGCTTGCGACAATGGTTACAAATATTTTGATTTCGGTAGAACTCGCCCCGAATCAGGACAATATGACTATAAACGTAAATGGGGTGGGAAAATAGAAGAATTAACAACAAATTATTTACCTATCAAAACAAAGAATATACCTACTATTGATCCAACTAACCCTAAATATCAACTATTTATTAAAATAGAACAACATCTGCCTCTTTGGTTTACTAAATACATTAGTTCATGGTTCAGAGAAGGGTTAGGTATGTAACTTAAATAATCCACTTCTTAATAAACTCATCACAACTAATCCAGTTTGCATTAGAATTCTCAACCATTGAAGTAAACATTTTCCATGCTTTCTTACCTTGATTACGTGAATAAAGCTTTTTTACAAGCCAATTTATCTGATTATGAGGCCGCTTGGATAAAAACTCACAAGGATGCAGATAAAACATGTATGGTAATTTAAATAATTTAGATGCCGGATAAAATAATCTATAATAAGGCAACCCAGATGATAAAAACTTACCTACAAAATTTGACATAGGCAACTCAATGATCCCATTTCTCCAATGGGGCTTAATGTTAACTAAAAGATTATTATAACGCCCCGGAAAAAATGAGCTAATAGAAGAATCATACTTATACCCATTTTCTTTGAGTGATTTATATAAAGTGTTTGGATACATAAAATAAGGCGCGCGAAATCCTTTACATTTAATTCCTAACTTCTCAATAGCTAACTTAGACTTTCGTAACTGATAATCTAAACTATTTTCATTAATGTATGAATGATCATAACCATGAGACGCAACCTCATGAGACTTAGAAATTTTCTTAACTAGTTTAGGATACTTCTCAGCAATTTCACCAATAACAAAAAATGTTGCAGTTATATTGTTTTCCGAGAAATAATCTAACAATTTTGGAACTATAACTTTCAAACTTTTATCTTCTTTACTTTCAAAATCATACTCTAAATCAATTGTCAGAATTTTATCTATCATTTTAATTGTTTCAATGCAACAGATTTAACTATTTTTTTAAGTTTACATTGCTGGACTCTTAATAATTTAAACAAATAAAAAACAATTGCAATCATAAACATAAATCCCGCGATTGTAAATAATTCAACTGCGCTTCTAACACTAAAAGCCTGAACAAAAATGTCGAGAGTTCTTGGGAATACAACTCCCAGTAAAAAGAATAGCCAAACGGGGATCCAAATTAATAGATCCGCAAATTGTATTTCTTTCCTGCGATAAAATAATAAAGTTACATATATCATCACAAGCCCAAAAATTATTCCCAAACTCTGCAGCCATATTAGCATTTAATTCACCCAAAAATTCTCCAATAAACCATCATGGAAAATATTTTTATTCCGTCAAAAACAGTAGTTCCCTTAACTTTATTTAAATATATTGTTTCAATTGGAATTTGACCAACTTTAAGTTTATGTTTTCTTGCTTTAGCCAGCATTTCAGTTTCAACTGAATAACCTTCTGAATTCCATTTAATTTTATTATAAATCTCGGTTTTAATCGCTCTTAATCCATTTGAAAAATCTGCGATATTTGAATTATAAAGGAAATTAAAGCTTGAACGTAAAAACTTGTTTCCAAATCTCAATATAAATGGCATACTCTTATTAAATTTACGGACACCTGTAACCAATTGGTAATTTCCTTGATTAATTTTGTTTAATAAAGGGACAATATCTTTAGGGTCATGCTGTAAATCTGCGTCTATAAATACAACAATGGTTGCGCCTTTTTTCAGTGCAGCTTCAAAACCTGTTGACATTGCCAATCCTTTGCCCATGTTAACGATATGTTTTAGCCTAAAATCGGCAGTTGAAGAATTTTTAAAAGTTTCATCAATACTGCCATCGTCAACAACAATTACTTCATCAACATATTTTTTTGTTTCCTTTATCACTTCTTTAATATGAAGTTCTTCATTATATGCAGGTATTACTGCAATTATTTTTTTCATGTTTAAAAAATTCCGATTTTATAAGTAACACTATAAATTACAATCGCTGATAAACCAATTTCAAACAAAAATAAAACCCTGACTAGATCCTTTTCAAATATTTCAATGTTTAGTTTATTAAATGTGTAAATAATCAAATGTTCCAAAGCATATATTTTTTTATAAGGTTGTAATAATGAACCATTAGGCAAAAGTTTTGCAAAACTTTCTTTTTGCATCAGTCCTCTTAATTTTAAAGGAAATTGAATAAAATAGGGAATAAATAAAAATAATGCAATTTTTTCCATGTTACCTGCAATTGCAACACTTGCAATTAATGCGCCCACTGAATAGGTTAAAGTATCACCTGGAAAAATTCTTGCGGGGTGACGATTAAACAAATAAAGCGCAATTAAACTCGAAAACATACAAAGCGCAACCACTGCAACCCATCCGGTTCTTGTAAACCACGCAATGTAACCCATTGTAAATAAAATTATTGCGCCCATTCCTGTTTCTAATCCGTTATAGCCTGCTAACATATTAAAGCCATTAGATGCGCCCACAATGCCTATAGGGATAAATAAAAAAGGGTATATATATGTTAAATCTACAATACCTAACAAAGGCAGGGAAACTTTTGAATATCCGGCATTAACAACAACCATAGGTAACGCTGCAAAAAACGTAAGCAGTGGTTTTTGCCATTGCCTTAATCCTATTTTCCAACCTAATATATCATCTATAATACCAATTATAGAAATTGTTAAAATTGTTGATAATAATGCCAATATCTGCAAATTTGTTTGGGGTGCATCAAGATAATAAGTATTAATTGCTATAAATAATAATACGCCCGCCATAAATCCAATTAAAACTGGAACTCCTCCCATTTCAGCAACATTTTTAGGATTTAGTTTGTGCATATCAATTCCAACTAAACCTGCTTTTCTTGCTCTCCTAATCCATCCAGGGGTAACTAATAAAGTAATCAAGAAACTTACAACAAAACATAAGATTAAAAAAGATTGGACCATCAAATATAGATTTATAATTGACTTTATAAATATTATAGAGTCCGAAAAACAATGTTTATCGAATATGTTCTATTTTATTGGATTACGCCAATACCATACCATTTAATACCTA is a window from the Candidatus Woesearchaeota archaeon genome containing:
- a CDS encoding glycosyl transferase family 4, whose product is MVQSFLILCFVVSFLITLLVTPGWIRRARKAGLVGIDMHKLNPKNVAEMGGVPVLIGFMAGVLLFIAINTYYLDAPQTNLQILALLSTILTISIIGIIDDILGWKIGLRQWQKPLLTFFAALPMVVVNAGYSKVSLPLLGIVDLTYIYPFLFIPIGIVGASNGFNMLAGYNGLETGMGAIILFTMGYIAWFTRTGWVAVVALCMFSSLIALYLFNRHPARIFPGDTLTYSVGALIASVAIAGNMEKIALFLFIPYFIQFPLKLRGLMQKESFAKLLPNGSLLQPYKKIYALEHLIIYTFNKLNIEIFEKDLVRVLFLFEIGLSAIVIYSVTYKIGIF
- a CDS encoding polysaccharide deacetylase family protein — encoded protein: MIDKILTIDLEYDFESKEDKSLKVIVPKLLDYFSENNITATFFVIGEIAEKYPKLVKKISKSHEVASHGYDHSYINENSLDYQLRKSKLAIEKLGIKCKGFRAPYFMYPNTLYKSLKENGYKYDSSISSFFPGRYNNLLVNIKPHWRNGIIELPMSNFVGKFLSSGLPYYRLFYPASKLFKLPYMFYLHPCEFLSKRPHNQINWLVKKLYSRNQGKKAWKMFTSMVENSNANWISCDEFIKKWII
- a CDS encoding glycosyltransferase family 2 protein; amino-acid sequence: MKKIIAVIPAYNEELHIKEVIKETKKYVDEVIVVDDGSIDETFKNSSTADFRLKHIVNMGKGLAMSTGFEAALKKGATIVVFIDADLQHDPKDIVPLLNKINQGNYQLVTGVRKFNKSMPFILRFGNKFLRSSFNFLYNSNIADFSNGLRAIKTEIYNKIKWNSEGYSVETEMLAKARKHKLKVGQIPIETIYLNKVKGTTVFDGIKIFSMMVYWRIFG
- a CDS encoding sulfatase-like hydrolase/transferase, translating into MKKKYKNIIWFHLDGIRPTKEYGDYKDRPDYLDEWAKEGIEYTNAYTAFPSTVLSISSVMVGYPSSYFARSFEDLQIDYSKFKPFFQLLKSSKYKIYSSLFYLPVRKNLKKMMFPIKKKYFPKNVKDYKYMWNSKEINRLTKSLLAKNKLSNPFLLYLQYSFTPIKGDDSLADAKKMFDFLKNRGYMDNSIVIVWADHGWPSKDKQNNRTRLQKTLEGHDLFITNDNIKVPLILIYPGCEKGLKVTTPVSTLDIAPTLLNHLEINASFGCPYFSKPLPLKNVKSPKRFFRVDTRNYFQKNKKTALHNGKYKLVIQSNGHNNFEFYDMVKDPYEKINQISNIIYKNLIFKFKNEFFNQEEDLLNFHAEFMAEKLKFIFLKNKFKHLSILRSSNNLFNSVVLNGFKLLFPAAEIKLSDKPDFSDILIVPLTNQFKPKKIHCKNYYYIDYNFNLIKKPMPYKYMIRNFKSNWKTYLTQPKVFLRKVLVLILREYEKLI
- a CDS encoding glycosyltransferase family 4 protein, whose amino-acid sequence is MKIAIVSTYFGENIGGAEVSTNLLVEGLNKTKNQVKVITLNSLLQSIPTYLRAFLLNTNLLDVYISRYIYNQLCGKGFDIVHVQDLMILPATVLAAKKLKLKVIATVRDLRFVCNLPICQNQGKLYHNCLNTRYLNCLKREANYQFGYPSLAYLIYPFIKGRAKVLRNALNSTDKIIALTNFVKEVLYNSRIRTNIEVVHNPMPDWKPKPKLKNKGFIILAGPGRLEPYKGFQLLIKIMPKILQKKKNAKLWIVGTGSYENYLKKLSEKLNIRDSVIFFGKLSQEEVMKKYAECDIVAFPSIWLEAQGRVQLEAMAMKKPLIANNKGGIIETAGKENVCNFFDENELTKEIFKRRKPLKVRRELNIGAYVESILRIYNEKEI
- a CDS encoding DegT/DnrJ/EryC1/StrS aminotransferase family protein, with amino-acid sequence MLIPHQKLNIRTKDILKGSVNYLNNSKLNLSSLKKYVHHKHLHWAGSARFAITQTLQSISPKGGLRVGLPAFTCKVIADSIKNANCSPAFYDSSIISGYKHIKEIISDIDALLLPHNMGFVSELDKIQKLCRKNNVEFIEDCAQALGATYNNQLAGSFADRSVYSFNMSKGFFLGGLIASNYKLINISSHGRLNGKCYPIKEIAKATAQGIISGPFFNKNIFSVTNKFLKTELHKKHLALPYKMPKYAQYIIAEQLKSYHEILKLRKRNAEICMSELEGIADFVKPLKNSSPSWLYFVLLDKNRAKLRKALLKENVDIVPSYTFYDLTRKSEIATMTSERQAIFSLHRPTSEIEYIVKKIKKVKRWI
- a CDS encoding acyltransferase, with protein sequence MHAPIRRYHQNILKVLRNKLLHLIARNTISNRLRIFLFRLSGAKIAKSSFIGIETFLDDQFPQYIKIGKGCVLSFRVNLVVHDMSGYLKPITFKRNSYAGCASTILPGVIVGENSFIAAGSVVTKDVPPNTIVAGVPARVIKQTEPRHNVKVFK
- a CDS encoding GNAT family N-acetyltransferase, producing MDLIELQTDDPHWAEFLEGHEHQVFHRPEYKQFIEETFQNTKAHYFAIADKKIKIIFPLFYVDQPWLRKIFFSPFFDIFKPKLTSAAFHDFGGPIGELKPEYMIKLFNHIKETYSIDNVEIKDNNPLFNKLVKRKDYRKFVISLENKEQVWRNIQKSKRKAVKKAQREGITTREVQKKEINKLYKTYLENMRAFGELPYPKRYFINFYENFIEKGLGKCFGAYYGNKLVSVLLGYTVKDNVHIVIAVSEKKYLELRPNDAVHWQFIEWACDNGYKYFDFGRTRPESGQYDYKRKWGGKIEELTTNYLPIKTKNIPTIDPTNPKYQLFIKIEQHLPLWFTKYISSWFREGLGM
- a CDS encoding glycosyltransferase family 4 protein, yielding MKILETPAYFLPHIGGIESVVYSLSKEWIKLKHKVKIITSSIGSDKTKEIMEDIKVGRIKSFTFIQDAIAPLLPFSLHSADIAHIHHPHPYWMFVCASYFRIKKVPYVVHMHGKEIVYTGWKKWIAIFYNYFFLDFILRRSEKIISHTIKVIPQSQYLRKYKNKIVCIPHGTDLMHFKKIKRSNFIFSVGIRDYKRLDILIRSMPLILKKVKTRLVIAGKGKEKDKLEKLIEKLGLQEEVIFLGYITEGQKYGLYQKAGVFILPSPTIMESFGTVAFEALSMKCPTIVTSGAGISEIFEKEKIGIIVQPYKITELAEQIVKLLKNKKLANEIGEKGYKVIEKKYQWKHIAKKYIEIFEEVIKNARAN
- a CDS encoding DUF2304 domain-containing protein — translated: MLIWLQSLGIIFGLVMIYVTLLFYRRKEIQFADLLIWIPVWLFFLLGVVFPRTLDIFVQAFSVRSAVELFTIAGFMFMIAIVFYLFKLLRVQQCKLKKIVKSVALKQLK